A part of Rattus norvegicus strain BN/NHsdMcwi chromosome 4, GRCr8, whole genome shotgun sequence genomic DNA contains:
- the Cct8l2 gene encoding T-complex protein 1 subunit theta-like 2, whose protein sequence is MAVSSSQVTQTKVQSDLELPQRLKLGLEKNPESQGEEPLCILRATAAAQTLASIIRSCYGPYGLQKFLVSAQGETVCTGHAAAILKALELEHPAARFVQELAQTQAENTGDGTAFVVLLTEALLEQAQYLLWAGLTPAQLREAFVTATAEVLTALPSLAICSLGPLEDPSWALYSVMSTHTLSNAEYLTKLVAQACWISREPNGSFKPESIVVCILQGGILTDSRIIPGIAICGKLCGRKTEVLNDARVALFNCPFGPSNPFAPATLRLSSPEELIRFRKQTEQVEMEIAELAMMGINVAVVLGEVNERSVDQADYCGVMVIQVKSRKEIVYLSDKLGVPLLNRILPPLEPGKCHKVYRMEFGESALIMFEWEREIAPFLSVVLRGPTIQGLRGAEQAVYYGIDAFSQLCQDPRLLPGAGATEMALARMLVDKGSRLDGPNGLAFQAFAQALSSLPKTLAENAGLAAQSVLAEMSGYHQAGNFVIGVGTDGLVNVAQEGIWDILRTKAQGLQAVTGLVQQLVTVDQIIVARKTPRYRLIPQSAQNANTSSPLRAKFFGKYE, encoded by the coding sequence ATGGcggtctcctcttcccaggtcacGCAAACCAAAGTTCAATCAGACCTAGAACTGCCCCAGCGACTGAAGCTAGGCCTAGAGAAAAACCCCGAATCTCAAGGAGAAGAACCATTATGCATACTGAGGGCCACAGCCGCAGCTCAGACCCTAGCCAGTATCATCCGGTCTTGTTATGGTCCCTATGGCCTGCAGAAGTTTCTGGTGAGTGCCCAGGGAGAAACGGTTTGTACAGGTCATGCTGCTGCCATTCTCAAGGCTCTGGAGCTGGAGCACCCAGCTGCCCGGTTTGTTCAAGAATTAGCCCAAACCCAGGCAGAGAACACGGGGGATGGCACGGCCTTTGTTGTTCTCCTGACAGAAGCCTTGCTGGAACAGGCCCAGTACCTTCTGTGGGCCGGCCTAACTCCAGCCCAGCTCCGGGAGGCCTTTGTCACAGCCACAGCAGAAGTCCTGACCGCTCTACCTTCCCTGGCCATCTGCTCTCTAGGGCCTTTGGAAGACCCTTCCTGGGCCCTCTATTCTGTGATGAGTACCCACACCCTGTCCAACGCAGAGTATTTAACCAAGCTCGTAGCACAAGCCTGCTGGATTAGCAGGGAGCCAAACGGCAGCTTCAAGCCCGAGAGCATTGTAGTGTGCATACTTCAGGGTGGGATACTGACTGATTCCCGAATTATCCCTGGAATAGCAATATGCGGGAAACTCTGTGGACGAAAGACTGAGGTGCTAAACGATGCCAGGGTGGCCCTGTTCAATTGTCCCTTTGGTCCTTCAAATCCATTTGCGCCGGCCACACtccgtctctccagcccggaagAACTGATAAGATTTCGGAAACAAACTGAACAAGTGGAAATGGAAATAGCCGAACTGGCCATGATGGGCATTAACGTGGCAGTTGTCTTGGGGGAAGTTAATGAGAGGTCGGTGGACCAGGCTGACTACTGTGGCGTCATGGTGATTCAAGTCAAGTCCCGAAAGGAGATTGTCTACTTGAGTGATAAGCTGGGTGTTCCTCTGCTCAATcggatccttcctcccctggagCCTGGGAAGTGCCACAAGGTTTACAGGATGGAGTTTGGAGAGAGTGCCCTGATAATGTTTGAGTGGGAACGTGAGATTGCACCTTTTCTCTCAGTGGTCCTCAGGGGACCCACCATCCAGGGACTTCGGGGTGCGGAGCAGGCTGTCTATTACGGCATAGATGCATTTTCTCAGCTGTGTCAAGATCCCAGACTGCTGCCAGGAGCCGGTGCCACAGAGATGGCTCTGGCGAGAATGCTGGTAGACAAAGGAAGTCGACTGGATGGCCCCAATGGTCTGGCCTTCCAAGCATTTGCTCAAGCCCTGAGTTCTCTGCCTAAAACCCTGGCAGAGAATGCAGGCTTAGCTGCCCAAAGCGTGCTGGCAGAAATGAGTGGGTATCACCAAGCCGGGAACTTTGTCATCGGAGTGGGAACAGACGGCTTAGTAAATGTGGCTCAGGAAGGTATATGGGACATACTGAGGACCAAAGCCCAAGGGTTACAAGCAGTCACTGGGCTGGTACAGCAGCTGGTGACTGTGGACCAGATTATAGTGGCCAGAAAGACTCCTAGGTACAGACTCATCCCCCAATCCGCACAGAACGCAAACACATCCTCACCCCTGAGAGCAAAATTCTTTGGAAAGTACGAATAG